Proteins encoded in a region of the Procambarus clarkii isolate CNS0578487 chromosome 28, FALCON_Pclarkii_2.0, whole genome shotgun sequence genome:
- the LOC138369347 gene encoding uncharacterized protein FLJ40521-like, producing MRRFHKPLIKGLINCKYNWKNSIDEVGKPLQAGSLHKQGSLHKQEASTNRKPPRAGSLHKQGASTSRKLPQAGSLHKQEASTSRKPPQAGSLHEQEASTSRKPPQTGSLHKQEASTSRKPPRAGSLHEQEASTSREASTSRKPPQAESLHKQEASTSRKPPQAGKPPQAGSLLKQEASTNREASTNREASTNRKPPQAGSLHKQEASTNRKPPQAGSLHEQEASTSRKPPQTGSLHEQEASTSRKPPQAGSLHKQEASTSREASTNKKPPQPGSLHKQEASTTRKPPQPGSLHNQGSLYKQGRLWPPQTRPLAMAAVS from the coding sequence ATGAGAAGGTTTCATAAACCTTTAATCAAAGGTTTAATCAACTGCAAATACAATTGGAAGAACTCCATTGATGAAGTAGGGAAGCCTCTTCAAGCAGGAAGCCTCCACAAGCAGGGAAGCCTCCACAAGCAGGAAGCCTCCACAAACAGGAAGCCTCCACGAGCAGGGAGCCTCCACAAGCAGGGAGCCTCCACAAGCAGGAAGCTTCCACAAGCAGGAAGCCTCCACAAACAGGAAGCCTCCACAAGCAGGAAGCCTCCACAAGCAGGAAGCCTCCACGAGCAGGAAGCCTCCACAAGCAGGAAGCCTCCACAAACAGGAAGCCTCCACAAGCAGGAAGCCTCCACAAGCAGGAAGCCTCCACGAGCAGGAAGCCTCCACGAGCAGGAAGCCTCCACAAGCAGGGAAGCCTCCACAAGCAGGAAGCCTCCTCAAGCAGAAAGCCTCCACAAGCAGGAAGCCTCCACAAGTAGGAAGCCTCCACAAGCAGGGAAGCCTCCACAAGCAGGAAGCCTCCTCAAGCAGGAAGCCTCCACAAACAGGGAAGCCTCCACAAACAGGGAAGCCTCCACAAACAGGAAGCCTCCACAAGCAGGAAGCCTCCACAAGCAGGAAGCCTCTACAAACAGGAAGCCTCCACAAGCAGGAAGCCTCCACGAGCAGGAAGCCTCCACAAGCAGGAAGCCTCCACAAACAGGAAGCCTCCACGAGCAGGAAGCTTCCACAAGCAGGAAGCCTCCACAAGCAGGAAGCCTCCACAAGCAGGAAGCCTCCACAAGCAGGGAAGCCTCCACAAACAAGAAGCCTCCACAACCAGGAAGCCTTCACAAACAAGAAGCCTCCACAACCAGGAAGCCTCCACAACCAGGAAGCCTCCACAACCAGGGAAGCCTCTACAAGCAAGGACGCTTGTGGCCCCCACAAACAAGGCCATTAGCGATGGCGGCCGTTAGCTGA
- the LOC138369348 gene encoding adhesive plaque matrix protein-like, giving the protein MGGLDVRAMGELDLWAMGGLDLWTMGGLDLWAMGGLDLWAMGGLDLWAMGGLDLWTMGGLDLWVMGGLDLWVMGGLDLWVMGGGMRQVGEAGHVYQTSPPSWGPDALRPPSWGPAALRPPSWGPAALRPPSWGPAALRPPSWGPAALRPPPSWGPAALRPPSWGPAALRPPPSWGPAALRPPSWGPAALRPPSWGPAALRPPSWGPDALRPPSWGPAALRPPSWGPAALRPPSWGPDALRPPSWGPAALRPPSWGPAALRPPSWGPAALRPPPSWGPAALRPPSWGPAALRPPSWGPAALRPPSWGPAALRPPSWALLPSDLLPGALLPSDLLPGALMPSDLLPGALLPSDLLPGALLPSDLLPGALLPSDLLPGALMPSDLLPGALLPSDLLPGALLPSDLLPGALLPSDLLPGALLPSDLLLPGALLPSDLLPGALLPSDLLPGALLPSDLLPGALLPSDLLPGALLPSDLFSGAPAALRPLDQVTVIEVIDAFPPEPTLVTGSFSHLFVLSGWSLPDAGVPAVGGGRV; this is encoded by the exons ATGGGTGGACTGGACGTGAGGGCCATGGGTGAACTGGACCTGTGGGCCATGGGTGGACTGGACCTGTGGACCATGGGTGGACTGGACCTGTGGGCCATGGGTGGACTGGACCTGTGGGCCATGGGTGGACTGGACCTGTGGGCCATGGGTGGACTGGACCTGTGGACCATGGGTGGACTGGACCTGTGGGTCATGGGTGGACTGGACCTGTGGGTCATGGGTGGACTGGACCTGTGGGTCATGGGTGGGGGGATGAGACAGGTGGGAGAGGCTGGACACGTCTACCAGACATC ACCtccttcctggggccctgatgccCTCAGACCTCCTTCCTGGGGCCCTGCTGCCCTCAGACCTCCTTCCTGGGGCCCTGCTGCCCTCAGACCTCCTTCCTGGGGCCCTGCTGCCCTCAGACCTCCTTCCTGGGGCCCTGCTGCCCTCAGACCTCCTCCTTCCTGGGGCCCTGCTGCCCTCAGACCTCCTTCCTGGGGCCCTGCTGCCCTCAGACCTCCTCCTTCCTGGGGCCCTGCTGCCCTCAGACCTCCTTCCTGGGGCCCTGCTGCCCTCAGACCTCCTTCCTGGGGCCCTGCTGCCCTCAGACCtccttcctggggccctgatgccCTCAGACCTCCTTCCTGGGGCCCTGCTGCCCTCAGACCTCCTTCCTGGGGCCCTGCTGCCCTCAGACCtccttcctggggccctgatgccCTCAGACCTCCTTCCTGGGGCCCTGCTGCCCTCAGACCTCCTTCCTGGGGCCCTGCTGCCCTCAGACCTCCTTCCTGGGGCCCTGCTGCCCTCAGACCTCCTCCTTCCTGGGGCCCTGCTGCCCTCAGACCTCCTTCCTGGGGCCCTGCTGCCCTCAGACCTCCTTCCTGGGGCCCTGCTGCCCTCAGACCTCCTTCCTGGGGCCCTGCTGCCCTCAGACCTCCTTCCTGGGCCCTGCTGCCCTCAGACCTCCTTCCTGGGGCCCTGCTGCCCTCAGACCtccttcctggggccctgatgccCTCAGACCTCCTTCCTGGGGCCCTGCTGCCCTCAGACCTCCTTCCTGGGGCCCTGCTGCCCTCAGACCTCCTTCCTGGGGCCCTGCTGCCCTCAGACCtccttcctggggccctgatgccCTCAGACCTCCTTCCTGGGGCCCTGCTGCCCTCAGACCTCCTTCCTGGGGCCCTGCTGCCCTCAGACCTCCTTCCTGGGGCCCTGCTGCCCTCAGACCTCCTTCCTGGGGCCCTGCTGCCCTCAGACCTCCTCCTTCCTGGGGCCCTGCTGCCCTCAGACCTCCTTCCTGGGGCCCTGCTGCCCTCAGACCTCCTTCCTGGGGCCCTGCTGCCCTCAGACCTCCTTCCTGGGGCCCTGCTGCCCTCAGACCTCCTTCCTGGGGCCCTGCTGCCCTCAGACCTCTTTTCTGGGGCTCCTGCTGCCCTCAGACCTCTGGACCAGGTGACGGTAATTGAGGTCATTGACGCGTTTCCGCCGGAGCCGACCCTGGTTACTGGGTCATTTAGTCATTTGTTCGTCTTATCAGGGTGGTCATTACCTGACGCTGGGGTCCCGGCTGTTGGTGGTGGGCGAGTGTGA